From Cinclus cinclus chromosome 2, bCinCin1.1, whole genome shotgun sequence, one genomic window encodes:
- the AP1S2 gene encoding AP-1 complex subunit sigma-2 isoform X3 → MQFMLLFSRQGKLRLQKWYVPLSDKEKKKITRELVQTVLARKPKMCSFLEWRDLKIVYKRYASLYFCCAIEDQDNELITLEIIHRYVELLDKYFGSVCELDIIFNFEKAYFILDEFLLGGEVQETSKKNVLKAIEQADLLQESQNEDWGGLSEDIL, encoded by the exons ATGCAGTTTATGTTGCTTTTTAGTCGCCAGGGGAAACTGAGACTCCAGAAGTGGTATGTCCCATTATCtgacaaagaaaagaagaaaatcacaaGGGAACTTGTTCAAACAGTATTAGCCCGCAAACCGAAAATGTGCAGCTTCCTGGAATGGAGAGACCTGAAGATTGTCTACAAAAG ATATGCAAGTCTCTATTTCTGCTGTGCTATTGAAGATCAGGACAATGAACTAATAACTCTGGAAATAATTCATCGTTATGTAGAACTTCTTGACAAGTATTTTGGCAGT GTCTGTGAACTTGATATCATCTTCAATTTTGAAAAAGCCTATTTCATTCTGGATGAGTTCCTTTTAGGAGGGGAAGTTCAGGAGACATCcaagaaaaatgttcttaaagCCATCGAACAAGCAGATCTTTTACAGGAG AGCCAGAATGAAGACTGGGGAGGTTTGTCTGAGGATATCTTATGA
- the AP1S2 gene encoding AP-1 complex subunit sigma-2 isoform X1 — MQFMLLFSRQGKLRLQKWYVPLSDKEKKKITRELVQTVLARKPKMCSFLEWRDLKIVYKRYASLYFCCAIEDQDNELITLEIIHRYVELLDKYFGSVCELDIIFNFEKAYFILDEFLLGGEVQETSKKNVLKAIEQADLLQEVSKSNFSGQTVSMVGCDSNLLFL, encoded by the exons ATGCAGTTTATGTTGCTTTTTAGTCGCCAGGGGAAACTGAGACTCCAGAAGTGGTATGTCCCATTATCtgacaaagaaaagaagaaaatcacaaGGGAACTTGTTCAAACAGTATTAGCCCGCAAACCGAAAATGTGCAGCTTCCTGGAATGGAGAGACCTGAAGATTGTCTACAAAAG ATATGCAAGTCTCTATTTCTGCTGTGCTATTGAAGATCAGGACAATGAACTAATAACTCTGGAAATAATTCATCGTTATGTAGAACTTCTTGACAAGTATTTTGGCAGT GTCTGTGAACTTGATATCATCTTCAATTTTGAAAAAGCCTATTTCATTCTGGATGAGTTCCTTTTAGGAGGGGAAGTTCAGGAGACATCcaagaaaaatgttcttaaagCCATCGAACAAGCAGATCTTTTACAGGAGGTAAGCAAATCCAATTTCTCTGGCCAAACTGTCAGCATGGTAGGTTGTGACTCAAACCTCCTGTTCCTCTAA
- the AP1S2 gene encoding AP-1 complex subunit sigma-2 isoform X4 produces MQFMLLFSRQGKLRLQKWYVPLSDKEKKKITRELVQTVLARKPKMCSFLEWRDLKIVYKRYASLYFCCAIEDQDNELITLEIIHRYVELLDKYFGSVCELDIIFNFEKAYFILDEFLLGGEVQETSKKNVLKAIEQADLLQEPRHEYFNVPVY; encoded by the exons ATGCAGTTTATGTTGCTTTTTAGTCGCCAGGGGAAACTGAGACTCCAGAAGTGGTATGTCCCATTATCtgacaaagaaaagaagaaaatcacaaGGGAACTTGTTCAAACAGTATTAGCCCGCAAACCGAAAATGTGCAGCTTCCTGGAATGGAGAGACCTGAAGATTGTCTACAAAAG ATATGCAAGTCTCTATTTCTGCTGTGCTATTGAAGATCAGGACAATGAACTAATAACTCTGGAAATAATTCATCGTTATGTAGAACTTCTTGACAAGTATTTTGGCAGT GTCTGTGAACTTGATATCATCTTCAATTTTGAAAAAGCCTATTTCATTCTGGATGAGTTCCTTTTAGGAGGGGAAGTTCAGGAGACATCcaagaaaaatgttcttaaagCCATCGAACAAGCAGATCTTTTACAGGAG
- the AP1S2 gene encoding AP-1 complex subunit sigma-2 isoform X2: protein MQFMLLFSRQGKLRLQKWYVPLSDKEKKKITRELVQTVLARKPKMCSFLEWRDLKIVYKRYASLYFCCAIEDQDNELITLEIIHRYVELLDKYFGSVCELDIIFNFEKAYFILDEFLLGGEVQETSKKNVLKAIEQADLLQEEAETPRSVLEEIGLT from the exons ATGCAGTTTATGTTGCTTTTTAGTCGCCAGGGGAAACTGAGACTCCAGAAGTGGTATGTCCCATTATCtgacaaagaaaagaagaaaatcacaaGGGAACTTGTTCAAACAGTATTAGCCCGCAAACCGAAAATGTGCAGCTTCCTGGAATGGAGAGACCTGAAGATTGTCTACAAAAG ATATGCAAGTCTCTATTTCTGCTGTGCTATTGAAGATCAGGACAATGAACTAATAACTCTGGAAATAATTCATCGTTATGTAGAACTTCTTGACAAGTATTTTGGCAGT GTCTGTGAACTTGATATCATCTTCAATTTTGAAAAAGCCTATTTCATTCTGGATGAGTTCCTTTTAGGAGGGGAAGTTCAGGAGACATCcaagaaaaatgttcttaaagCCATCGAACAAGCAGATCTTTTACAGGAG